TCGTCGCCATGATGGACGTGGAGCAGATTGTCGAGTACCTTGGGGTTATGTTCTTTCACATTGAGAAGGCCGTTGGGTCAATCGGTCGGGCCTGCGGTggcgcgagcagcagcacgggtggcgcagcaggggacggcgttggtggcggcggtgccccTCACCGCACAAACTTGACGATATCCACAGCGACAAACACgaccagcggcgccggcggtcACGACGACTTGTCCACGCGCAGCGCAAACAGCACTGTCGGTGGCAACGCAGACGTGTCCCCGCTACAGCAAAACAGCAGCCACCCGCTCAGGTCAAACTATTTTGACGACTACGATGACGATCCGCAAGGAGTCTTTTCTCTTGGCGAGGCTTATGTGCTGCCCCCCTACGTTGCGTCTATCATTACccaggcagaggcggcagggGCGAGTGGGTCTGGTGGTGTTGGCATCGCTTCTGACGTGCGCGTCGGCCCTTACAGCTCCATCTTCGACGTCCCGTTCATGTATGTGCCGCACATCGGCGCACACCGCCGGAAGCCCATCTTTGCAACGATGGAGCAGAAGCTGAGCGAGGCGCTGACGCTTATGCTGGACAACAACACCGAGAGCATCGCTGTTTGCGCACAAAAAGATGGCACCATCGTCGACGTCGTTAGTCGCAGCGACCTTCTGCGGATGGAGAACCAGGGCGTGTACGACACGCAGCTGACAGTGCgggaggcgctggcgagcAAGGCTAGCGACCACATCTTTGTCTTTTACGAGACGGATACGCTGCGGGAAATATTCTCACACTTTGTGCGGCGCCGCGTCAAGGAGCTCTTCATGGTGGACCCGGACACAGGGCGGCTGCTGGGGCAGCTGAATGTGGCGGAGTTTGTGTACTTTCTAGTCTTCGGCGTCAGCGAGTAGGTGTTACCTGCTCGTCTTACCTCCCTCGCAGCGGCCAGAAATGCATAAAACAGCTGTGATACTGTCCACATTGGGTgcagaagggggaaaaggtTATAGGACGGCGACTGGCGGAATTTGGGGATGTCAGACAAGCGTGCAGTTGCCTGGGCATTGTAGTGGTATATGAGGCACATGTTCATGTGCGTGGCTACGGCATGTGGAGCTATAGCGGGGGTTTGTTGTTGCGGATGCTCTTCGTACTTGCAcccccgcaccaccaccaccaccacctcctccgggGCTTTGCTTGGTGTGTTTATTCTCCTTTGCTTGTTTTGCTTTTGCGCTGTGTACTTGCATTATATAGAACACCATTGCAGTGGTGATGTATCGGCATCCGACGAGGAAAGAGAGTGGACGCAATAtgtgggagggggaatgGGAGTGGCGCAGATGCACAACAAAGAGGTGATACGGCGATGACCCTGctcctccctcgcttttTCTGTGCCTATTTCCCCGCCACCCGACTTGTCCTTCTCTCATGTGACTcattcctctttcctcttttgcCGCTTTTTGCGTATTTGTGTGTGGATACGTGTGGGCGTGGATGTGGATGGGCACTACACGTGTACACCCAGTCGCCTCACGAAAGTAGCGCGCGTCTGCTAATCTCGTGCAGCTAACTGCGAAGCCACAGCTACGACTTCGggttgtttttctttctttgcttttctttttttttttttgctgggttgtgtgcgcctcctgcaTGTGTATTCGTCTCTCAATGCAGTTGGTGCACTCAGCATCtcggcacgtgtgtgtgtatgtgtgtgtccctGTTGATCACAATTAATGGAAAAGACGCTTCTTTGAAAGATGgcctccgccttccccctctccgctttGTCTTTTTGTACCATTAGTTCATGTGCCACTCCACTCGTATTATCCTCTTCTGTTGACTCGAACGAAAataagaaaaaagggagaaaataaaaaaaaatgaaagaaACTCTCATGCCGTCAAAAGGtctcctctgccaccacAAACAAAGCGAAGTAGGCCACGTGCACGTGTACACACACCGCCCTCTACCATGAGTGAAGCTCTGAGTGCTGCattgttttctttttgtttgttttggCCCCTCGCCCATCCTGTGTAGCGGACTTGCTTGCATGTCCTTCCTCAACGCCACCCCTACATGAGACCCAGCATTCCTACGCACGCCGCCTCCGACATCATTACCCTCTCAATATCAGCTGCTCGCATGCCGCCCCCTGATGGCGGCAAGCACTACAGCGTTTACTCACAGggtccaccacctccactcGGTGGAGGAGCCAAGCAGAgagcctctcccctcctaTCTCCGCCCATGCCGAGCCACTTGTCGCTCCTGATGTCGGTGgtcaggtcctggatggcgttgcgttggagcggcctgcgacagcgaacacgcttgtgccatccaCAGGATGGGGCAaagtgccagcgtggctTGAACGCATCTCATCCTGgacctcgctgcccactggggTGGGGCGCCTGAGCCACCGCGAGGCAGACGCACCACATGGCGACCGGCATGGTAGGAGCGCCTGTGAGACGACCTGCGGAGCGGGAGTGGGCAGAGTGTGAGGCAGGGGGTCGTGCCGAGATGACCGAGCCGGCGCATTGTTGCGACGCGTGTggccacggctgcttcgcaccgcgcgatggGGCCTGTGAGAAGCTGCTGTGTAGAGTGGCGTTCCACTCATGCTATATGACAGGGAATGGGCACGTAGGAAAAGGGACAACACACCATATACCACTTCACTCTCGTCTCGTTCAttccgctttctctcttctaaGCCTCCCTTGCGCCGCGCAAAACAGCCCATCAccacaaccaccaccacccctcattctctctcgccgTCCCGTGCCAACCGTTGCTCGTGTTTTTCTCAACGTGCGCAATGCGGCCCGCACTCGTGTGGGGCCAACCGCAGTGGCCGTGGACAGTGGCTCTCTCTGCGAGCAAGCGAGAATTCGGCGCGGGGCTCATCTCTGCGTCTCCAGGGCTGCGCCGCTCCCGCATTGAGGCCCGATGGAGCAGGGCAGCAACGGAGCAGCATCGGACATCGCGGCGCCCCTCGACGACGAAGCGCTTCACCACCACATATGATATCAGTGCTGCTGTAATGCGCGGCGCTTCAGcttcgtcatcgtcgtcgttgcaggcagcggcgccagtcGCACTCCCCCCGCTACGCTGCCCTGGTGGACCGCGTGTCACGGCAGAGGGCATCAAGCAGCTATACAAAGTACCACACGCCGGCTTCCTTGCCAAGTACGACCAACGCTTCATGTTAAACCTCAAACTCACTCATCAGCTCGTCAGCTATCTTAGCCGCACAACACTCACGACGCCAGACAAGGTGCTGGTGGAGCTGGGCCCCGGCGTCGGGACTCTCACACGGAGTCTGCTGACGCGGCCTTGCGTCGGTGTCCTCGGGGTCGAGGTGGACGAGCGCTTCAATCCACACCTAGAACAGATCCGCAACTACACAAATCAAAAGTTTCAATGGGTGACGGCTGACGTGCTCAAGGTGGAcgagctggagctgctgagaTCGGCCTTTCCGCATTTTGTGAAGGCCAACATGAGACGTCCACCGAGTCCCGGACACGAGACTTCGGAGGCCAACGCGGCAGCCGGCGCCGATGCGGACAGTGGATCTCAGAGAGCAGGCTTTACTGGCGACGCCGGTGAGCACGACACAGAGGGCTACGAGGGTGCACCGTTGCGCTCGGCTCAGCGTGAACGGCTActgcgtcagcgccgcgCGCGGAAGCCCCACCTACACAGCGGCGCTACCAGCcgcagaggtgctggaggagccgCAGACACGGCGGGAACGGCGACGCCGCCTAACCCCGCCTTCGATGTCACAAACCACTGGTGGTCCAACGGGAATGCGAAGGTCGAGGTGATTGCAAACCTGCCCTTCGCTATCATCACTgagctgctgatgcgctACGCGGTGGACTGCGCGCAGCATCGCGGGCTCTTCGCCTTCGGCCGTGTGCCGGTACACATCTTCGCCCAGCGTGAGGTGGCCGAGCGCATTCTTGCCCCGGCTGGATCGGTGGAGTTCAGTCGCCTGTCTGTTCTCTGCCAGTGCTTCTTTCATGTCCGCCTCAAGCAGACCTTTGTAGACCAAACCTACTACCCTCgcacagaggtggagggcgcAATGCTGACGCTGGAGCCGCGCTCTGTGCCGCTCGCACACGATCTCGACGCGTCCACCCTCATTCATTTCACCAACCTACTGATGAAACCGGGGCTGCGTGCCGCCACTGTGCACAAGTCGCTCTCCCGGTTTGCACCTGCTGAGCTAGTGCAGTAcatgctgcaggagctgcggaTGGACGGCGCGATGACGGTGCTGGACTTATCTGTGGTTGAGGTCACCCGTTTGGCTTCCCTGTGGCAGCAGTTTGTGACCATGTCGCAACAGCAACCACAGCAGGGGGATGACGGCACGGAGGCAGATGCTGGTACCGCAGCGCCGGATATCCCAATGGCGCCGTGTAGTAGCCCTCTTTGAGTCGTTCTGATCTACGCCCCATCAGCCCTGGGTAGCAGAAAAAGAAACTGCCACGGAGGGAGGGTATATGTCGCTATTGAGCTCGTTTATATCGGTCAGTGCGCGCCGGTGACTCTCCCCCTTCTACCCCATCGCCTGTATCGGTTCCGGAGAGCAGTTCGGACTCTCGCGAGGGTTAAACTTTGAGAGTGGACCACTTTCCTTGCGCTTTTCGGTCTAGTTTTTGCCGTCTTCGTTTCGGAGATGCAGAGGCGGGCTCTTAACTGTCGACCTTCCTCGACGAACGGCGCCTATGCCCGTGGAGGCATTGGCCTGCTTGCGATGTGGATCAGTGGCCAAAAAACACACGCGTGAGAGGCATTTATGTCATGGGACTAGTGCATATACATCAATATTCCGGTAAGGCACGTGTTTTCCTAACCTCTGGATCAGGGGATGCCCTCCTAGGACGGGACCGGATAGGTTgaaggaggtgatggagTTTCCTCATCCATGTCGTAAGCGGCCACGTACATGTTAGACGGGTAGAGTATCTTGTATGGGATGCAGTTTCGTATCCGTGGACCGAATAGAGCGGTTGCGCGCAGCTTCCGTCCCCACTTTCACCCGCGTCGACTCCTGTTTCTCGGAACAGGGGTGGCAGGAGGACTTATCTGGCCTAGCGTCCCAACATTCCATCGCATATCACGCTTTCGACGCCTGGTGTAGAAAGTTAATACCATCTCGCATCCTCTGAGGTCCTTCAACCTCCCCTCCTCGAACACGGCGGCACTCAAGCTCTTCCGGCGCGTACTTGATGTAGCTGAACTGCATTTCTCCTATCGTATATGGAAGAGGCTAGGCAAGTatctgtgcctctgtgcgtgtgtgtgtgtgtgtgtgtgtagctaTTCACAGATAACAATGCGAAACCGATAGCCcgagagaaggcagcgatCACGCGGCATGCAGGTTGCtacccacacaagcacgtTGCTGCCGGAATGGCACCGCATCCGCGACACGCGTTGAAGGGGGCGCATCGATTGTGTGGATAAGGATTTTATCATGTCGATCGAGTCGATACTAATGGGGCCCGCACATACCCCTTtgtgggtgggcgggtgtgggtgtaggtGTACAAGTCTGTGGCGTAGCTCCTGCTTATCATGGTCTATGCTAAGCAACACCTTAGTCGCTTAGATCTGCACCACCGTGAGCTGGCTCAGACGTCCCCACGGTGTTTACACTGCATCGGTGACAGCACATGACAACCGCACCCCTGTGCGGTTGCAGGACATGATCGATACacaacaccagcagcagctcccacgcggcggcagtggttcTTGTCGAAGCAACTTCTCGCGGCAGCGCAACAGCGGTAGTGGCGGCCCTGCTTTGGATGTGCATGACGGCTCTGCGACACGCTACCCGCAGCCGCATTTGATCATTGACGCCAGTGCCGCAGCGTGGAGCAAGACGATTGCAAGCGTCGGCAGTGCAGGGAGTGCCTCACCAGTCCTTCCAACCTGTTACAACACACCTCCAAGCATGCTACCCCACCGCGACTCCAAGCTAGTCGCAAGTagtttctctcttcacgccTCCGCTAAGACATCGGAGGCGGCGCCGGGACAACCGCCAACGCGCGCCTCTCCGCTTCCCCAAAGGGGGTAGAGAAGGCACTGGACGAGCGATGCCGTCACAGTTCGCGATGTCAGCCTGATGCACCGCATGACTCGCTTGCGACAGAGCTCCGTGAAGGTCGGCCACTTCCCGCTGAAggcagccgccgcactgCTGGTCAGGCGCAGCGCGCAAACAACGACAGTCCTTCTATTGGGTGATTTCTCCTCGTTACCCGCTCCAGTCCTTGtcgccgccttcaccgcgCGTCTGCACAACATCATTGAGACACATCAGCGAATCGAGCTGTTGGtgcggaagcagcagaaCGATGAAGAAGAAGTGATTCACGCGATTGCAAATCGTAACGAGCAGTCGCTCGCACTCGCGGCAGTTACCGCACCCCGGCACCACTTTCCCCAACTCGATTCTCCCACCTTGGCAGCTTCAAGAGAAGGACGCGGTGGATCGTACGTTGTATTAGCAAATCCTCATCGAGCGCGCCGCAACCTTTGCCGCACTGAGACGGTTtaaagagaaaggcagcaTCGTTGTTCACGCGCTCTGCACTGTAAAGACCCGTTAGGTGCAAGCGCTGGAGCCCGTCGCCACCGTGGAGGCCTCGAAGAAGGCGAGCAAAAGTAACTCAAGGGCACGCCTTGGCTACGGGAGTGGtcccgctggtggtggcctTGGCAGTGGCACAGGTGCAACAGTGACGGACGGGagcgccacacacgcgccagaCACCATCGCTGAACTGCAAGAGGAGGTCATCACGCAGCGGCATGTCATTGAGCAGATGGACCAACGCATGCGAAACACGAGCCACGTGCTCTTGGCGGTACGCCGGCAGCCTCCACCgcttctcctcactctcctcactcccccccccagcggcgcggcgtccACAACCAGCAGCCCTCGCCAAGCAACAGCTGAGGGAGACGGCGCTTCTATGGTCGCCGCCCAAGATGCCGTGACGACGACTGAGCGACTAACGGTGCGCTACGCAAGCAACGGCGATGTCGCCACCGTCTCGGCGCAGTGCCTTCATCTGGAGGAGGTCCACGGCGACACCTCTGAGGAGACGGCACGCAAGTGTAACACTGCTGGAAGAGAGCGTCTGCAGCAAGTGCCGAAAACGCGGGGAGTTATGTACAACAGAGACCAGCAACCGCAGCGTCACGAGCGCCTCAGCCTTTGGAATAGAATTGCATACGTtgctggaggagggcgggaatggcggtggtgtcgcgGTGGCTGAAGGCGATCCATTACGGGGAAGAAGGATCAGCATACCAAGTTGCCGACCTCGTCACGCTCGTCCTTGTCGATTGTCGCTCGCACGCTTTTCACATTTGTGAGCGTCGGAGATGCAGCCACCTCAGgccgtcatcgtcgccgccgccgcctcgagcgcagcagaggatagaaaagagaggaaggaaggtgCGAAgaagggcggcagcagaaccGACCCAACAGCGCCGAAGGGCATGGCGGTGGCCGCCAATGACAAGTCGAAGAAAGTGTCAGGTGGGTCAACGCCGCAACTGTCCAGCGAGC
This DNA window, taken from Leishmania panamensis strain MHOM/PA/94/PSC-1 chromosome 34 sequence, encodes the following:
- a CDS encoding CBS domain protein, conserved (TriTrypDB/GeneDB-style sysID: LpmP.34.0690); the encoded protein is MASSEVQRPYYPASAAHTSYQTGSSLLEAGYRPTDEECATLAAPIADFLRNCSCYDMLGVSTQVVVLDVQAPLSVAFIAAQETRIQSCVLWDPRKRQYVGVLTSTDYICILLYCQSHPREADAVALWTIEHWQQVKETQGLGRPNEKLGAPPGPKSGIVTCKTDTSLHDCLQMMREHCVRRIIALAEKEGEDFSLVAMMDVEQIVEYLGVMFFHIEKAVGSIGRACGGASSSTGGAAGDGVGGGGAPHRTNLTISTATNTTSGAGGHDDLSTRSANSTVGGNADVSPLQQNSSHPLRSNYFDDYDDDPQGVFSLGEAYVLPPYVASIITQAEAAGASGSGGVGIASDVRVGPYSSIFDVPFMYVPHIGAHRRKPIFATMEQKLSEALTLMLDNNTESIAVCAQKDGTIVDVVSRSDLLRMENQGVYDTQLTVREALASKASDHIFVFYETDTLREIFSHFVRRRVKELFMVDPDTGRLLGQLNVAEFVYFLVFGVSE
- a CDS encoding rRNA dimethyltransferase, putative (TriTrypDB/GeneDB-style sysID: LpmP.34.0700) — its product is MRGASASSSSSLQAAAPVALPPLRCPGGPRVTAEGIKQLYKVPHAGFLAKYDQRFMLNLKLTHQLVSYLSRTTLTTPDKVLVELGPGVGTLTRSLLTRPCVGVLGVEVDERFNPHLEQIRNYTNQKFQWVTADVLKVDELELLRSAFPHFVKANMRRPPSPGHETSEANAAAGADADSGSQRAGFTGDAGEHDTEGYEGAPLRSAQRERLLRQRRARKPHLHSGATSRRGAGGAADTAGTATPPNPAFDVTNHWWSNGNAKVEVIANLPFAIITELLMRYAVDCAQHRGLFAFGRVPVHIFAQREVAERILAPAGSVEFSRLSVLCQCFFHVRLKQTFVDQTYYPRTEVEGAMLTLEPRSVPLAHDLDASTLIHFTNLLMKPGLRAATVHKSLSRFAPAELVQYMLQELRMDGAMTVLDLSVVEVTRLASLWQQFVTMSQQQPQQGDDGTEADAGTAAPDIPMAPCSSPL